GAAGACGGTACATCCTTAAAACGAGTCGCCGCAGATGCCTCCATGCTAACGGAGCTAATGATCATTAAAATGGCCAAACCAAAAGAACATAAAAACTTCTTCAATTCCCTCACTCCCTTTAGTTAACTTCTGCAAAGTTGGCCTGTGGAAAGCCAATCGTTACAGAACATATTGTGAATTAATTGTAGCATATTTATGTCAAATATTTAACTTTAAAGTTAAAAAAACCCTAAAATATTACTTTTATATTACATTAACAACATAACCATTACTTTTGAATTACTAAATGATTGCAAAATTAATAGGTAATCAAGAAATGTTTAAAGCGAAGACAACCGCACTAGGCACGTTTACACACCTGCCGGCATAAAGCAGTGATTTTTTCCAAAAACAACCGATCGTTTTCTTTATTCCTTTTCTTGGGACCCTTCAAACGTCCACCGGCCTGGCGGATTTTCTTCGCTGTGTGGCGGCTGTGCAGCAGCTGATCGATATTGCCGGCTGTGTACAGTCTTCCGTTTTGATCGATGGCATGACCTTGTTTCGCCAGCACCATCGCGGCCAGTCCATAGTCTTGTGTCACGACGATATCTCCTTTCTCGACGCGATTGACGATGGCAAAGTCAGCCGCATCCGCTCCTTTTGAGACTGTTAACGTTTGCACCCCTTCCCGCGTGATCAAATGCGCGGTATCGCAAATGAGCAGAACGGGGAGCTGAAACATTTCTGCTGCCTGGCATGTTTCATCAACGACCGGGCAGCCGTCTGCATCGATCAAGATCTTCGTCATATTGTTTTCCACCCTTTTGTTTAGTTATTGTACAGCTATTCTATCCACCGTAACCTGGAAGGCTTCATTGAACTTTCACCGTTGAAGTTCTTTTTCCCGAGAAAAACTGCTATAATTCAATGTAGTGAAAAAGTGAAAAAGGAATGATATGAGTGTCTGATTATCGCCAGTTTTTCGATAAATTACAAGCAGTCGTGAAGAAGGAAAATGTTCTTCTTGATGAATATTTGAAAGATCATACTTACACGCGGCTGGGCGGCAAGGCGGATTTATTCGTCACACCGACCACCTATGAAGAAGTGCAAAACGTCGTCCAA
The Bacillus xiapuensis DNA segment above includes these coding regions:
- a CDS encoding YaiI/YqxD family protein, whose translation is MTKILIDADGCPVVDETCQAAEMFQLPVLLICDTAHLITREGVQTLTVSKGADAADFAIVNRVEKGDIVVTQDYGLAAMVLAKQGHAIDQNGRLYTAGNIDQLLHSRHTAKKIRQAGGRLKGPKKRNKENDRLFLEKITALCRQVCKRA